In Drosophila busckii strain San Diego stock center, stock number 13000-0081.31 chromosome 3R, ASM1175060v1, whole genome shotgun sequence, the sequence CATTGTGTGTCTAGTAGTCCAAGGTATTGGCGGTTAACAGGAGTGCGCCTAGGAGAGTGGGATACTACATCCAATCCGGACTGCACGACGGACCGGGACGGTAAAAGGAATTGTAATGACccttatgtgtatataaacgTCGCTGAGGTTATTCCATACTCGCAGTTTTCTGCGAATTCGCCTGATATTCTACACGATATCGCCCTGTTGCGTCTAGAAAGCCCAGTTACTTTTTCTGACTATATCGCACCAGTTTGCCTACCTACAAAGCTAGAgcacaaagaaaatattttccTTGGACGCACAATGACTGTATCCGGCTGGGGAAGTACTAAATTCAATACTACCTCGAAtatcaaacaaaaagcagaTGTTCTATCGGTTCCATTGGCGGATTGCAGCAAACGCTATTCAACTCTTCGACATACTGTTACTGATTCGCAGATCTGTGCTGGCGGAGTAGAGGGTGTTGATTCATGCCGTGGCGATTCTGGTGGGCCCTTGGGTAAgctttaaatgttatataCACGTAAGATATTCTTTTTGAataatcatattttatttcaagttgtGGAGGAGTTTCAGGATGGCATGGCCAATTATTATCTAGCTGGAGTTGTTTCTTATGGACCTACACCTTGTGGTATTGCTGGTTGGCCGGCCATTTATACACGCGTTGCAGCATACATTGATTGGATTGAAAGCACTATTAGGCCATAAAAACACCTGTATAACTAGCGGAAATATATATTTCGCAGCGCCAGGGCCGGTTCTTGATATATGTTACCAAAATTGATtagttcatttttatattaccaCTAAGATGTAACAACGAAtctaacttatatatatatatatatatatatatatatattatatatattgacaACGATACTCTTTTGAATCGATAAgttgctaataatttatttacatgtgTTAGTAAactataatattatatttatcgTAGTTTAATGtgtgttaattaaatcattgTTCTCtcaatttgttgtataatCGCTAGAATTTAATgtgtataattatatattatatttatatatttgtattctGTCATCTGTGTGGTGTGGGTTTAAACGGTAGCtggtaatttatttacatgtgTTAGTAAactataatattatatttatcgTAGTTtaatgtgtgtaaataaatcaGTTCTCTCAATATATTAGCTTAATGTAAAAGTGTTTTTATATCCGTCATGCTTTATCGATAGGATTTGAAACATGGTATAAGGACTCCTTTTGTATACATTGATTGATGTTTATGCACCTTAATTGCGACgcatttttaactatttaaaaaaataaaactgatcGCACCTGTAACAGTACTGCAACTATTTTGCAATTGTGTGATTAggcatttaaacattttttctttttatttatgttttccaTTTTCCATACAAAAGCGCTGCATGTTTTTTAGAATCTACGTTCCAAATTTGTGCGTTCATGATCCTGCAGGAAAAAGTATTGCGCCAGGCGCTCGCTCCGTGCTGAGCTCACAGATGACCAGCATCCTCTCATGAGGCAGCCAACCCCAGCGGTCATCTTTGAGACTTGGCGCTCGCTCCTgggatgctgctgttgcagttgcaactattTATATCCTGGGAAAATTGCAAAGTAGAACtgtattgatttaatttatttatttaattatttcccAAAATAAATGACTATAATAAATTCACAGCGCCAGACAAGTGAATTgtgttaatatttgttaatggttatttttttcgttttgtattcTTGGCCACCATTTGGAGCTTTAAAGTAGACTTGTAATCATATTTTCATGAGTAAATGTTGTTTTAATGGGCTTAAGCTTAACCATGAAACGAAGCTGCGCTGCattgtaaaattataaattaaatttaatacacagGCGTtggaattcaattgaattaagcGCACACATGCTTATACGCTTAATCcacattaaaatgcaactgcattaatttaatggcATCCCAGCTTGGTTGAGAACTCtgctaaaattgttgtttatgttttacaCACACAGCCCGTAATATTTCTGTGAAAATATCCTGCAGCTGATTTTTAATTACGACAACACACCAAAATACAAGCCAGAGGTACTGCAATTCGCAAGTGCTTGACTAGATTATACCCCGCAAGAAACTTCTCCAAAGCGAATCTTTTTACACTTAGTTAATCACATATTTGGAAATGTTCTATAGCAAGAGCTCAACATTTGGCTTAGTAGCAGCTCTTGACATCCCTGGCGTCCTCTCAACTGGCGTAGAGGGTATTAAAGAGAAGAAAGTTGTTGcgacttttgtgtgtgtgtaaacacaAACATCAtcacgcacacatgcacaactGGCATTCTAGAGTAACTCAATGAAGCTGTCTGCTTGCCACTCTCTCCCGCTCACTCACACTCGtgcgctctgtgtgtgtacttaagtgtgtgtgtgtgtgtgcttttgtaTGCGGCAGCagatttcaatttttgtgtgttaatTACATTGCCGGCATATGTAAGTTCAGTCGCACTTCACATCCATACACAGTCTATATGCCTGCTGGGTATCGTTTGGGCGTGGCATGCCGCCCACTTTTGGCACTGTCtctgttgtctgtgtgtgtgttaagcatTTTGGCGCTTGTGAATGTTTAATTATCAAAAATTTGCACTTGATccttgttggctgctgctgctgctttttgtgcttATTTCGTTTTATGCTCTTGTACATGTAATTGcttgcacatgtgtgtgtgtgtgtgtgtgtctgctccTAATGTTTTACAAGTAGGTTTACTTATTAGTTACTTGCCGACCTAGAGGAGCGTagaggcaaaaaaaaaaacgtaaataaatttgatttgcctgCGCGCTCGgaattttgcataattcaaGTGAGTTTGCTTAAGGCCAAAGTTAGCCAAGTTAGTTGGCCTCTTGTCTATTCAGTTATTTATGCATTCAAAGTACTTGCCTCGGCtacaaaaagcaagcaaattatttataattacaagTGAAGACGGATAcactgccacaacaacaaagtcgccgcacatttttcatatttatggtGGCAGCCACCAACCACGACCAACCAGAGGACAAggacaacaaatttaatgccctttaaaacagcaaaataccGTTAAAGAGGCGGCAAAGTGACTGGACGGCTCCAACTTTGAGTCTGATCATAGTGTCGTCTGTTGgtttgcagcatttgctttCTCACATTGTCCCGTTGTCGCCtgacaaataaacacacatactGTTCTCTAAAAAAGCAGAGGCAACTACAGCGGCggcaagaacaacaagcgcattaaattaaatacataaatcatCTTtttgtctgtctatgtgtgtgtgtgtgtgtgccgacTCAACGGACATATCGCTGGTTTGTGGCAAGTAATGCTGCCgttgcaaaagcaacaacaacaacaacaacaacaacaacacacacacacacacaaatagtAGAGGCACACCCTACCCAcgtaaaaaacaacaaaaattatgttaacagtgaaaacttttttgttgtaattataaaTGTCTACCAAGCgacagagcaacaaaagcccaGACaatatttatcttttttttcgctgctgctgctgctgccagttgtaAAATTTCTTTGTATGGCgcttaagcagcaaagcttaaatattttattaagagTACTACCGAAAATTGTATACAGGATTAtagtaatttattgttttaaattatatttgttgaatACAGTTTGGTTTACGTTTGAGCTGCCAGCAACGATTTAATCATTAATGTGATGTTtcgcttattattttttttttgaagcatACGCATATATTATctacataattaattgttaatgacGGTGTACAATTaacatgtattttttatttgcataaattaatttatgggcaagattttaaattaatttcacattATGCGCTAAATCAAGCGTAAACGCGataaattaatagtttaaatacATCACGTGTGAGGtgaaaaagaaatgtaaatatttttttttgtcaactgCTGTGTGtgaattgaatatttgttaatgCAAAAGGATTGGCTGGCATTTTCTATTTGTGCGTGAGAAATCAAACGTGCAAATTTACAAATCAGTAAAGCCTTAAAGCTTTGCAGCCTGTTTTGCTTTTACGAGCCCCTCAAAAGGGGTGCTCTAAGCCTTTCCCTTATGTCAGCTAAGCTGCTTGACATAAATTCTCCAAATATTTGTCTTGCATTCCATTTGGCTTGTACACATTTTGTAATGAGATGGTTGTCACTTTTTAATTGGTGCATATTAAATACGCTTACCTCAGCTCTCTTGCCGCGTACTGTGGCATGTACTTGTGCTCAaagttttatgcgctttttatGCTGCGATTTTTAACCACTCGTCCAACTTCATCAACATTTTCACAGCcgcattgcatattttagtttaatgttTGCTCTTACATTTTACACAAAGTCCATTACAACAGATTGCGCATAATTTCTATGTGCGTAGTCGTAAAAAGTGCATTAAATGAAAGCCATACGCTGTGGAAAAGGCTCCCCTGTTTACTATACACTCTTTTGTATGGAAAATACTGAAGAACATCGTTGGGGCTATCAAATTTGTCGACTTAtcgtatacgtaacgtaatTGTAGGCGACAAAGTGTGTACTGTAGTCCGATGCAACTCAATTTTGATAAGAATTGCTTGCTAAAATGTATACTGTAGTTGGAcctatttgtatttatataagccTATATACTAACAATAAGTCAGTTAAGTTGAGAAGCACTCGAAATGCTTGGCAAAGTGTATACTGTATACTGTTTAATAAAGTGTATACTGTAGTCAAACTTTTCTGGTCTCAcaatttttagcttagctATTGCTATATACACCCAATCTTCATTATTTTGTAGAGGGCATTAAAAATCATAATTGGCATTGGCTACGCAATGAGTAAAGTGAAGGGTTCGGCCAGCATTCGGTATGAACCGTTGGCTTTGTCGTTTTGTCGGTTTGTCCATTGCGCATTTCTGCGTCATTTTTAAACGATGATACTTAAGTTTCCATTAAAGCACTTGCTGCCGCTCAACCatcaattcaataaaataactGCCCCAGCGTTCTATATACTATAGTTTACCCAGCTGAAAGTCAAGCATGCACTGCGGTTTTCTCAAACCAACTCCATTGtcgttactgctgctgctgctgctgatgttgttggtggtgCGGGTGGTTGCTGGTGAAACCAAATATTTACAGCGCACAACTTTTGCAACTACATAACAGTATTTATTGCCTGACCTGGCAGTGGGTGCGTAGTAAGCAagtactatatacatatatatatatatatatataaaaatacagttatgtataaaataaagcaacaaattgaagtgCGTTTTGGTTtaataataagttaaaaatgtCTGGTTAGAGCTTTGACTGATTAGTGGTTGGCAAGCATAAATGTTGCAGCACAAAGGTGAATTAATAGCTACAGCCCAGGCCTAtgtaaacacatacatatgcacgcatatatatattgattttatgTACTGGCAGACATTTGcaaatatgcatgtaaatCGAGTGTGTTGCAGTTAAAATCGTTGAGTACCGcacaatttcattaaatgtactgagtgtgtgtgtgtgttttttttttgtttttttgtattcatttcGTCGCAGtccgcaaatatttgcactttaAACGGAAATGAGTTTATAAAGGCAATGGCTTAATACATGCCACTGCTGTTGGCTGTCGGCTGTCGGCTGTCGGCCacaaaaactgcaaactgtAATGCCTTAAAGGCTTAAACAAGTTTGCTTGCAAGTTCGAttgaaaatgcttaaaataattatataattttatagacTGCCAGCATTTCTTATAagcctctctctctgtctctctctctctctctgtggcAGATGAGTAAATTATATGGTTGGGCTGTGGGGCCAAGTTTAATCATAATGATAATGTGTCATAAGGTAATTATTCAGTTGCGCAAAGGGTTTgcgtgcataaataaataacctGCAGTTATTTGTAGCATGTGTTGACAGCgaaattgattgcaattaaTGTTCAAGGGCTATGCAGGCGGAGTCGGCCACAAGACCCGTAGCCGTCTGTATCtatgtatgtctgtgtctgtctgtgtgtgtgtgtttgtttgcttggctaGTTGAAGATTTGTGCAGTTTGTTAATAcaaaagctgtagctgaagtgCGTTTGGCTTGCGCCTGAGTGCACTAGCTCAAAAGCTGTTGACtgacaaagcaaacaacgTTCAAGGCGTTTTGCTGGCCCCAACTTGCTTTGGCATAGCTTATCAATTAGGCAAATTAGTTGCgtctgcgactgcgactgtgagTGAAGCACAAGTTTTCAAGCGTCAAGAGTTAAACGAGCTTAATGTAGAGCTCGGCTTAAAGTTacattttgcagcatttagaTCTCAATTAGTGGCAGGCCCACTGCCAAAGCTAAGTCAATTCGACTAAGTCAATATGCCAGACGACGACACACAGACTTagcatacaaacacacaaatacatcCACACACATCCATGTGCAAGGGATAAAAAGGCATGAACGTCTGCCAGGCCatgtaaatattcaaatgaaaagCGCAATTGAATGTGCGAGTAAAATGTCATCGTATCTTGCATTCAAATCTTTGATTGCCAGccattcaaaaaaataaaaatacaaataaaaagaaagcaagTTTATTGCACTACACTTGGCACTCAGCCAGCTGAAGTGACAATATAGAAAAAAGCAATGAAATGCTTAGCTTCATTCACTCTCTGACTCGACTCCTTACCTGATTTTCTGTTGCCACTGACACTCAGACTCAGTGGCGGGAATTGACACAGAATAgctgccaaatgccaaatgccagGGCACAAAGCGAAATGAGGAAGTATTCTtttcagccagccagccagccagcaagccaTGTTACTGGGTAGTTTAGTCAGTCGCTGCATATAAATAGGGTAGTAGTAGtcacagttgttgctgttgttgctgcagcacaaaCAGGAAGCGTGCAACATGGCATTGATCTTAGCATTGGACACCCGCTTGGCCTTAGCTAAGGTTGAGGTTCAGCTTATGTTGGAGTTTGTGTTCGGCCGCTGGCGAGTCGGCTATGCATAATATCAAAGTGGGTTTTGAGTTGCAAGTAGCGTAGTGAACTCACTTCAAACTGCAGCACTGTGTGACAAAGTTTGACTAAATATTGAGTGGTGCTCAGTGCTCAGTTCAGTGAACTGTAACTATAAAGAGGCTGTACTTGTATGTTGACTTGTACGCACTAGTTGCTTATCAATGCACTGATAGCTGCTTGAAGTGCCTGCAATTCAAAGTATTTCCGCAGCTTTAACTTGTGCCATTAAAATAGCTACGAATACTTTTGGCTTATTTGTTATGATTGGCAACACGTTGCGTATGATTAATTTGTTGTCTAACAGCTAAACAAGCACAAATGCTAACGCTATACACAGTAaatagcttataaatattttagacacacatggcgtatgcttaatgtatgtgttgtgtttgtggcttgctgcataaattaaatgctcagctcgttgctttgatttgcacacattttaataaattgcggctgctatttaatttcatttgattgcattaaaaattaatatgctagcaaattaattaaaagccacTAAACTGTTTGGCGCGCAACTGACATGCTCTTTGGCTATGATTATGGTTAGTTTAGTTGGCCAAGCTAATTATATGGCTTGCGCATTTTATGTAAACGCTGCACACTGTAATTATCAAATGACAAATTGCATAGCGTGTTTGTAATCAGCGAGAGCGCGCTTTCTAAATTAAATCCGCGGCCAACAAactctttttttaaattaatatatgcatgtgtgtatataaacaGCTAACTTGGCTTGTCTAAAAGTAAAATTGCTTGAATTTTGCACGCGCTGCGTGAAGCTGTAAGGGTGGCAATAACAGggcgcacacatacactcacccacacagacacagattCACACGGCTTCTCGTTAAGCCACCAACAACAGAGCGTGCGGCTTTAGTCCAAGTGAGGACTGCTTAGTTCTCAGCCACTGACAAGGTGCATGGCTGTTAAACACGTACACATGTGCTGGCGCTGAAGTTGCTGCACAGTGGGgagacagcagcaaaatacCGAACactttttgctaaattatCATCTGGCAATATCATCAGCAATAACActctgctttaaaattttgttttgtactGTAGAGctctacaaatattatttattatttattggatTGATGTGCTCATTACAAtcgtatattaaattaaacttaagtgttctatacaatttttatttttcagtttCATATGTAGTGCAACGATTTTCACTAAATCCTTTTTAACTTGCAACTTTATTCTTCAATTGATTATGATGCGCTTCCCAATGTTATGTTAAGCCTCTGCTTATGTTAAGCTATGATTCTGTTAACATCCTGTACATCCTACAGTAcgacaataatataataacaaaatttacattgcGCTTtgtgtatttgctgctttgaaCTTTCATACTGTTcccaaaaatgtttgctaacTGCTATGATTGTctcaatttgcagctgttgtgTGAGTTTGACCCACTGTGCGCTGACTGCGGATTTAAGTTGTCTATCAAGATGTCTTCTGCGCGTCTTATGTGCTGGCTGTgtatgtttgctgtttgcgtGTTCCACTTGAGGTGTCTTTAAATGTGTACAGATTTTTATGGACTTGTCTGAGCTGgcataagcagcagcggcacagATGTATGAATTACCTTGCGGAATGCGTAGCATtctttgctgcaaataaaacatttgccaCAAATATGGTTTGCCGTAAGCGTATCCAAGTGTCGCCCTGgcttacaatttaaacaatttcctTTGGTTTTCCCCTTATagtatagatatatgtatttatacatttatgcTAATAACATTTGTGCGTTGTAATGCCGCTACTTTAACTGCTTCGCTTTTAAAGGCAAGCCTCAGACTAAGCCCTTATagagtttgctgctgctgctgttgcagttgcagttgttgtccTGGTTACATTGGGCAAATATTATACGCTAACACGTATACATTTAGGTAGCTTAACGCgcgcatgtctgtgtgtgagcagCTTCCTTTTCAATGCAGCGCCTTGTCTCAGGCACAATGCTCAGCGCTTTTGTATTGCGACTTGTTTGAAAAActattttacatttaagcgCGAAATTCCACACTATGAATGAATTTTTCATGAGCAGCGCCAGTCAGTCAAGCACTTGACTTGACCAGTCCCGATGCCTTTGCTGCATggtttttattcattttattttttttttttgtattttattcaatGTGTTTTGTTGCCGACAATCGCCGCATTGCCCATCATTATCAACTGAGTCAGTGAGGCTCTCGCAGATCTCAGGGGCGTAGCCTTGCTCAGCTGcatggcattttaattgaattgattatTTTACTGCTTGGGTGTGATGTTGTTTGtagagcgagagcaacaaaagccgaTAATGTTACACTGGCCACAGCTTCGCATTGAATCGCATCGCATGGCGTATTAGAGTTGAAACCAAATCGGCCAGCGGCTGCTAagaaactaaagcaaaaaatgcttTATCTAGTGTAATTTAACCCAAATTCCAAAGgcgctgcaaattgcatttgccgcAAAAGTGCAACAAGAAATCGAGTACGACGCCAATGCTGGACTGGAGCggactggagctggagctgcctgCGCTGGAGGGCAGCaatgtaaattgtttgtaatttggTTCTGGTTTTGGCATGTCTTGCCGCCTGGGCCGCCTTGGCTGCTTTGTGGGCGGCTGCTCTGTGCTGTTCTGTGGAGTGCTCTTGGCATTCGTACAAAATGATTATTGATCACTTAATAAGAAATTCTCTTACAATGGCGCCACAGACACGGACAGATTTCGGATGCGGACTCGGACTCGACCTCCAACATAAATGTTTCTGTTTGCGCTTGACTGTTTTacacaaaagcaattttaatgagctgcGCACGCTACGCTGcactttaatgcaaaataaatataactataaCTTCAAATTGGCAACGCTGGGCAGGCGACTCGACTCGAGTTGGTATCAATTGCGACGCAATGAAATGACTTAAGTAAGTTATTATGCAATTTCcctttgaaattgaaaacatcACATAATTGACAACGCTCAGGCGCACAAAGCGTCGACGTCGACTAACGCTCAGTCCCGTCGTCTCGTCGTCTCGTCGGTCTGTCTATCTGTATCTTTTTGCAGATAAAGATAGTTCTGGGCGGACAAAATATGTGTGGGGAgatgcttttgattttgcttgcCTGTCGCTGACAACTCGAGACAAGATAATTTGCTACTTGAATGCGACTCAAACGACTCATTGCATTCGCTCAAAACAGAATACTTTTGGCTCAAGCACTGCGAGCCCGAGCCAAGCGCTTTTGAAAGCGCAAGTAAATTATGAGTGGCTGGGTTGGGTCTcggtctctgtctctgtctctgtcagGAAATATGGTGATGGTCGATAAGCCGCAAATGAATTAATGATtcggcaatttatttatatttcatttaatttattttcaagtgaCCCTGTTGCTGTCTTAGGCTTAATTGCAAAAGCGCAAAACGTGACTTTTGctgatttaattcaatttattttatttattatcatgATGGTTATAAAGCCTTATAGAGCTTTTATGCTTTCTTTCTTCTGCATAGCAAAtgctaacaataacaatttaattgacaatTGAACCTAAGCTGAgcacagcgagcgagcgagcgagcgagcaaggGAGCGAGCTGCTTACAGTTCTGgccaataaattgaattgcccGGCGTGCACAGCTGGAGCGCGAAATTTCCACTGTGCGCGCTGGTAATAACGTAGGCTTTAACCTTTAAGGCCTGGCCCAATGCAGATGTTGACCCACTTTGAGTTGTGAGTGAGTTTGTGAGGCAAATCAAAAGTGAAATTCTTTGGCGTCGGCTTAGAATTTACCTTCAAGTGCTAAAGCAGCGATAGACATCTGGCAGGCACTGTAAATTTGCACTGCCCTAACGTGTTCTATGCAGATTGTCATTTGCTGATAAGCGCATTCGTCTGACTGCAGGCGCATTCTAAATGGAATCGAGATACATTTGTTGCCGCTCTGACCCActtctattatttttaacaagcaTTCGCTATTGCATTCGTTTGCctaatgaaagcaaaaactatTGCCGCACTTAGTGCTTAGCAACATGTGTGCATaagtatgtgtgcgtgtgtgtgtgtgtgtgtgtgtgtgtgtgataaaagTCTTTAACTATCTATCATGTGTGTATGCGGTCATGtggcgctgcttttgtttaaatttgactcatcaagcaaatgcttttgcttattttagctAGAAACTTCTTATATCTTATATCATTGTCTCTCCCCCGTTTTTATCGCTTGCCATTGAAATTGCAGTAAGTATTTTTCAATTGAAgcacataaattgttattgtttgagaatttgttattgtttacttAAGCATTTGGGGGCGtgtctatttttaaatacactgaCTAACAGTTGAGAGTGGTAAACATTGCCCTCAACTAAGCCTCACGCTCCGCTGCGCTGTGTGCTGGTAATTAAACGACAGTTTGCCAGTTTGCCAGCTTGCCAGACGCCAAGACAAACAATGACAATTACAATTgcttaaatgtaataaatatctGCTGAACACTTTGTATCCACAGTGCGCTGTAAAATTTCACTCCACTTGGACTCTGTGTGGTCCTCTGGCtgaacattttattgttaCAGCAGAGCGTGGCATAAACTTTATTATACTCGTACACTTAACATAACTCAAATAGAGCTTGCGCAGGGGTGTGGCATTGGGAGGTGGGGCAGGTTGTTGCCCTGCGATTTACTAAgccatttaatttatcaatattgaaattatgtctcatttgcttatcaacaatattataattttacagCTTATTTTAACTAATGCTAATTGGACAGTCGAAAATGCGAGCCAGCTTAGGCGTAATGCcgaatgcatatttaatttccaTATTTGCTTACTTTAGTATTAATTGATAAGGTTAAAGCTTTTTGTTGataccaaaaatatttgcatacactttgactaacatgc encodes:
- the LOC108602327 gene encoding melanization protease 1, producing the protein MKLLLILLLLQCTLQSFAQEIFGYCSTPSNQAGSCIYLTECHYLYNIVQQREILASDRAFLKNSQCGYRKDKVLICCADNQRKVSQPQPQLQPQPQPRRQPSTPTGGPNLLPQAPNCGNFEDFNDRIMGGLNTGRKEFPWLVLLEYTKPGNVIGHHCGGSLINNRYVLTAAHCVSSSPRYWRLTGVRLGEWDTTSNPDCTTDRDGKRNCNDPYVYINVAEVIPYSQFSANSPDILHDIALLRLESPVTFSDYIAPVCLPTKLEHKENIFLGRTMTVSGWGSTKFNTTSNIKQKADVLSVPLADCSKRYSTLRHTVTDSQICAGGVEGVDSCRGDSGGPLVVEEFQDGMANYYLAGVVSYGPTPCGIAGWPAIYTRVAAYIDWIESTIRP